The proteins below are encoded in one region of Myxococcales bacterium:
- a CDS encoding DUF1592 domain-containing protein, with amino-acid sequence MDISAQASSFPADPVVEGFSNNADFLTISDAHATQYMNIAEYVADAAIQNATLLAHFTGGCDVQQTACIQTFTQNLGKVVYRRPLSEEEIGNFMTLGATADSNGALEKVRVVVEAMLQSPFFVFRVEYGQENGERPQLRKLDPYEIISRLSFLLWQKGPSEALLDRVDGLDLSSVEGISALTTEMLQDSASEEVRWHFSKQWLRMDTLEGKSLPDNESFSSALVTSAIEEVQLLNRDALGSGGDVRSLLNARYGYADSLLADIYEVSAPSTTSLQKVNYDESSLRGGLFSTAAFSMLTTNSQGGVTSFTRRGAYIRDAFLCDPLPAPPPGAEALTEVNRLEDPTCSGCHVKVDLIGHGLEMFDALGKQRSSYANGDPVITAGSIDGLDDPDFSGAAQLGTKIGDQPQFSECVVDHYLRWALGKILEDEYDGCTVDIISRDLISKSYDFNSMILQLVTSDAFRYRTALQ; translated from the coding sequence GTGGATATCTCCGCTCAAGCCAGCAGCTTTCCTGCAGACCCTGTGGTGGAAGGATTCAGTAACAACGCTGACTTTTTGACGATTTCAGATGCACATGCCACGCAATACATGAACATCGCCGAATATGTAGCGGATGCGGCGATCCAAAATGCGACGCTACTTGCACACTTTACTGGTGGCTGTGATGTGCAGCAAACAGCTTGCATTCAAACATTTACGCAAAACTTGGGCAAAGTCGTCTATCGCAGACCACTTAGCGAAGAAGAGATCGGGAACTTTATGACCCTCGGTGCCACAGCCGATAGCAACGGTGCCCTCGAAAAGGTACGTGTCGTAGTCGAAGCTATGCTGCAGTCGCCTTTTTTCGTGTTCCGTGTTGAATATGGACAAGAAAACGGCGAGCGACCTCAGCTACGAAAACTCGATCCCTATGAAATAATTTCTCGCTTGAGCTTTTTGCTCTGGCAAAAAGGTCCATCTGAAGCACTTTTGGATCGAGTTGATGGCCTTGATTTGAGTAGCGTTGAAGGAATAAGTGCACTCACGACAGAAATGCTCCAGGATTCAGCTTCCGAAGAAGTCCGATGGCATTTTTCTAAACAGTGGCTTCGGATGGATACTCTTGAAGGAAAAAGTCTACCTGACAATGAATCCTTTAGCAGTGCGTTAGTCACGAGTGCAATCGAAGAAGTGCAGCTTTTGAATAGAGATGCCTTAGGTAGCGGCGGTGATGTGCGCTCGTTACTCAATGCTCGTTACGGCTATGCTGATTCACTACTTGCGGACATCTACGAGGTATCAGCACCTTCCACAACATCACTACAGAAGGTGAACTACGATGAATCTTCGCTTCGTGGAGGTCTATTTTCAACAGCTGCATTCTCGATGTTGACTACCAATAGCCAAGGGGGCGTCACTTCGTTTACCCGTCGCGGAGCATATATTCGCGATGCTTTTTTGTGTGATCCGCTACCAGCTCCGCCTCCTGGTGCAGAAGCTCTCACTGAAGTGAACCGTTTGGAAGACCCCACCTGTAGCGGCTGCCATGTCAAGGTGGACCTCATTGGACATGGCCTTGAGATGTTTGATGCTTTGGGCAAGCAGCGTAGTAGCTATGCCAACGGAGACCCCGTCATTACCGCCGGTAGCATTGATGGCCTGGATGATCCGGATTTCAGTGGGGCAGCACAACTCGGCACCAAGATCGGAGATCAACCACAGTTCTCCGAGTGTGTCGTGGATCACTATTTGCGGTGGGCCCTCGGCAAAATCTTGGAAGATGAATACGATGGATGCACTGTGGATATCATCTCCCGTGATTTGATATCAAAGAGCTACGATTTTAATTCCATGATTTTGCAACTCGTAACAAGTGATGCATTTAGGTACCGTACAGCCCTACAGTGA
- a CDS encoding metallo-mystery pair system four-Cys motif protein, with the protein MKTAPSRCRFLFLGVAADESLGCGSVIDSLGASGSTVTLRDFRFYVHDVAFIDTAGNEVALELDEDGKWQNDGLALLDFEDGGPSCEFGNTDVHSTLTGKIENHNYMGISFTLGVPFARNHQEAATAEAPLNLSAMFWNWNGGYKFVRVDLADEENTPYNFHLGSTMCEAGVDGKVTQCQNHNRVRVTLEGRDPRETSVVFDLAELFYDVDLSSNELAPGCMSEPDDSDCEKYFQNIGLEWKDHAATEQRVFRFQSQ; encoded by the coding sequence ATGAAAACAGCTCCGAGTCGGTGTCGGTTTCTTTTTCTAGGTGTTGCTGCCGATGAGTCGCTTGGCTGCGGCAGTGTCATTGATAGTTTGGGTGCATCGGGAAGCACCGTCACGCTACGAGACTTTCGTTTTTATGTGCATGATGTTGCGTTTATCGACACGGCCGGCAACGAAGTTGCGCTTGAGCTTGATGAGGACGGCAAGTGGCAAAATGATGGGCTTGCGTTGCTTGATTTTGAAGACGGCGGACCATCGTGTGAATTCGGAAACACCGATGTGCACAGCACGCTTACGGGCAAGATTGAGAATCATAACTATATGGGGATAAGCTTTACCCTTGGCGTGCCTTTTGCTCGAAACCACCAGGAAGCTGCTACCGCAGAGGCTCCTCTTAATCTTAGTGCCATGTTTTGGAACTGGAATGGCGGTTACAAATTCGTCAGGGTTGACTTGGCTGATGAGGAAAACACACCTTATAATTTCCATCTTGGCAGCACGATGTGTGAGGCTGGTGTGGACGGAAAGGTCACTCAATGCCAAAATCACAACCGCGTCCGAGTTACTCTCGAAGGCCGGGACCCGCGCGAGACATCAGTGGTCTTTGATCTTGCTGAACTGTTTTATGACGTTGATCTCAGCAGCAATGAACTGGCACCCGGCTGCATGTCAGAGCCTGACGATTCAGATTGCGAGAAATATTTTCAGAACATCGGTTTGGAGTGGAAGGATCATGCTGCAACTGAGCAACGTGTTTTTCGTTTCCAATCACAGTAG
- the hslU gene encoding ATP-dependent protease ATPase subunit HslU, with product MVGELDRYIIGQDKAKRAVAVALRNRWRRQQVPEDLRDEIAPKNIIMIGPTGVGKTEIARRLAKLARAPFVKVEASKFTEVGYVGRDVESMIRDLVALAVQMVRDEEMENVKIRAAENAEERLVRKLAAADLPAPPKAVPNFGPFSIGQGPAPTPIAREKLDEVKKKLRSGELDDELVELDVESPQGMMPMMTVMGGPGIEDMEHNLKDLFSQIPGMGGKAKRRKVKVPEARKLLEKEEAQKLVDMDRVQRLAVERTEQSGIVFLDEIDKIAGRQSAMGPDVSREGVQRDLLPVVEGSTVNTKYGAVRTDHILFIAAGAFHLSKVSDLIPELQGRFPIRVELDSLEEKDFVKILTEPKNSLTRQYVALMKTEGIKLDFTEDGIAAMAHFATQANQRSENIGARRLHAIMEALLEELSFVAPEMNEQQYAVDGDKVRSTLDPILADQDLAKYIL from the coding sequence ATCGTCGGTGAACTTGATCGGTATATTATAGGACAAGACAAAGCCAAACGTGCCGTAGCTGTGGCATTGCGAAATCGCTGGCGACGTCAGCAAGTGCCTGAAGATTTGCGGGATGAAATCGCTCCTAAAAACATCATCATGATCGGTCCGACGGGTGTTGGCAAAACAGAAATTGCAAGGCGCCTTGCAAAGCTTGCCCGAGCACCTTTTGTCAAAGTAGAGGCCTCGAAGTTTACTGAGGTCGGCTATGTCGGGCGCGACGTGGAGTCAATGATTCGGGACTTGGTCGCGCTTGCGGTGCAAATGGTTCGCGATGAGGAGATGGAAAACGTCAAAATTCGCGCCGCCGAAAATGCGGAAGAGCGCCTGGTGCGCAAGCTAGCCGCTGCGGACCTTCCGGCACCGCCAAAAGCCGTACCCAATTTTGGTCCATTTAGCATCGGTCAAGGACCGGCTCCCACACCGATAGCGCGAGAAAAACTTGATGAAGTAAAGAAAAAGTTACGGTCTGGCGAACTCGACGATGAACTTGTTGAGCTTGATGTCGAATCACCGCAAGGCATGATGCCGATGATGACAGTCATGGGTGGTCCAGGCATCGAGGACATGGAGCACAATCTCAAAGATCTATTTAGCCAAATTCCCGGGATGGGGGGAAAAGCAAAGCGTCGCAAGGTTAAAGTCCCCGAAGCCCGCAAGCTGCTTGAAAAGGAAGAAGCGCAAAAGCTAGTGGATATGGATCGTGTGCAGCGTCTGGCTGTGGAGCGTACCGAACAATCAGGTATTGTGTTCTTAGATGAAATTGACAAAATCGCCGGCCGTCAAAGTGCCATGGGTCCTGATGTTTCCCGAGAGGGCGTGCAGCGCGATCTGCTGCCTGTCGTAGAGGGAAGTACTGTCAACACGAAATACGGGGCTGTTCGTACCGACCATATTCTTTTCATAGCGGCAGGTGCATTTCACTTGAGTAAAGTGTCTGATTTAATTCCTGAGCTTCAAGGACGTTTTCCCATACGCGTCGAACTGGATAGTCTCGAGGAAAAAGACTTCGTGAAAATTCTGACAGAGCCTAAAAATTCACTCACGCGACAATACGTGGCTCTGATGAAAACTGAGGGCATTAAATTAGACTTCACCGAGGATGGTATTGCTGCAATGGCTCATTTTGCAACCCAAGCGAATCAGCGCTCGGAGAATATTGGCGCACGCAGGTTGCATGCCATCATGGAAGCCTTGCTTGAAGAACTATCGTTTGTTGCCCCGGAGATGAACGAGCAGCAATATGCAGTGGATGGGGATAAAGTAAGATCGACGCTCGATCCCATTTTGGCAGATCAAGATTTGGCAAAGTACATACTGTAA
- a CDS encoding DUF1552 domain-containing protein, whose amino-acid sequence MKSVVSGDSISRGGGISVDQAADALLRGDAPFPAQVLSADYNSFRGIPYNMMSFDASGQAQNIVQNSGELFNRLFSSYTAPDTSQDELNQLHARRRSVLDFVKEDIKRLQQNVSQADRERLDQHFTAVRNVELQSTTAPRQCSVGEAVGNQSDLQQRTELMQEVVALALSCDLTRTVVFTVSSTECSTTYGFLGHNVKDHDISHLCCGSDTQMFAEMTQYKVSRFGRLVEKLSSFGDGGGSTLLDSSIVVGLSEMGDANHTDSELPVLVAGAGHSGGGTITASGPISNLWLTVLRNAGSTQSSFGNSTGSISGLWES is encoded by the coding sequence ATAAAGTCCGTCGTATCGGGGGACTCAATTTCCCGAGGCGGTGGCATCTCAGTGGATCAAGCAGCTGATGCGTTGTTGCGCGGAGATGCCCCCTTCCCCGCACAGGTACTATCAGCAGATTACAACTCATTTAGAGGAATACCGTACAATATGATGTCGTTTGATGCATCAGGACAGGCACAAAATATCGTGCAAAACTCTGGTGAGCTATTCAACCGTCTTTTCTCTTCATACACGGCTCCTGATACATCTCAAGATGAACTCAATCAACTTCATGCACGGCGTCGAAGTGTGCTTGATTTCGTCAAAGAAGACATCAAACGTTTACAACAAAACGTGAGTCAGGCTGACCGAGAGCGCTTGGACCAACATTTCACTGCAGTTCGCAACGTCGAACTACAAAGCACCACTGCACCGCGCCAGTGTTCTGTAGGAGAGGCAGTCGGCAACCAGAGCGATCTTCAGCAGCGTACCGAGCTTATGCAGGAAGTCGTCGCTCTTGCTCTTTCGTGTGACCTCACCAGGACCGTTGTCTTTACCGTTAGTAGTACAGAATGTTCAACGACCTACGGATTTTTGGGCCACAATGTCAAAGACCACGACATAAGTCATTTGTGTTGCGGTTCGGATACCCAAATGTTCGCCGAGATGACTCAGTACAAAGTCTCTCGTTTTGGTCGACTTGTTGAAAAACTAAGCTCATTCGGAGACGGGGGTGGCAGCACCCTACTTGATAGTAGCATCGTGGTCGGTCTCAGCGAGATGGGAGATGCGAATCACACCGACTCAGAGCTGCCAGTTTTAGTTGCCGGCGCCGGACATTCTGGAGGAGGCACCATCACAGCTAGCGGCCCCATATCGAACCTGTGGCTGACTGTGCTTCGTAACGCCGGTTCAACTCAATCAAGTTTCGGAAACTCGACAGGAAGCATCAGCGGGTTGTGGGAATCATGA
- a CDS encoding HAMP domain-containing histidine kinase, which translates to MLHHEGAFTFHLYGMLAAFIATAVLVTLVVQRLIQELAAKSEELSRYRESIARNQQLASLSTLAASAAHQLGTPLSTIALVSKELTRKLGEQVSIDSLRADAALIREQAGRCKTILDHMHIRAGEISGEQPQRVSVSKLQSEIIHVVQGQVKQRLRWHDELGEESVSVPFNATVQVVANLIQNAAEASREDQDITIRFFSCGLGKGAESVGIEVRDQGAGMTEDLRAQVSEPFFSTKRQGRGLGLFLADSFAKQMGGELEIISELGEGSTVRISMMQS; encoded by the coding sequence ATGCTTCATCATGAAGGGGCTTTCACCTTTCACTTGTACGGGATGCTAGCTGCTTTTATCGCCACGGCGGTCTTGGTGACTCTCGTCGTACAACGTCTCATCCAGGAGCTGGCTGCCAAGAGTGAAGAGCTTTCAAGATACCGGGAAAGCATTGCCCGAAACCAGCAACTGGCCTCGCTTAGTACTTTAGCTGCAAGTGCTGCACATCAACTCGGCACGCCGCTCAGTACCATCGCGCTCGTTTCAAAAGAACTTACGCGTAAATTGGGCGAGCAGGTTTCAATTGACAGTCTGCGTGCGGATGCGGCTCTTATCCGCGAGCAAGCCGGGCGTTGCAAAACAATTTTGGATCACATGCATATACGCGCAGGCGAAATAAGTGGAGAGCAACCGCAACGTGTATCGGTATCCAAACTCCAGTCCGAAATCATTCATGTAGTGCAAGGGCAAGTAAAACAGCGACTGCGGTGGCACGATGAGCTCGGAGAAGAAAGCGTTAGTGTTCCTTTTAACGCAACGGTTCAAGTGGTGGCTAACTTGATCCAAAATGCGGCAGAAGCTTCTCGTGAGGATCAAGATATAACGATCCGGTTTTTCTCCTGCGGCCTTGGCAAGGGTGCTGAAAGTGTAGGCATCGAAGTGCGTGACCAAGGGGCCGGTATGACTGAAGATTTACGGGCTCAAGTCTCAGAACCCTTTTTTTCCACGAAACGACAAGGCCGAGGGTTGGGACTGTTTTTGGCAGACAGTTTTGCTAAGCAAATGGGTGGAGAACTTGAGATTATTTCCGAACTAGGCGAGGGCAGCACTGTTCGAATATCGATGATGCAATCATGA
- a CDS encoding tyrosine recombinase XerC, with translation MGIQGQQSAFTQQVELFENYLKSEKRYAPRTVKTYLSDLSRFEIFLKERKYPLDATRHDALVLRTFLATLFDNNASLTLSRKMAALRAFYRFLFRRGQIKYNPAAALRTPKLRRKLPSFLTVDDAFRVLEQAEHRVPENSRIALRDLAILEVLYGSALRVSEVATATIADVDISAARMHVVGKGDKARWVPLTQPAVDALRAYLKERQYFVHPKTLKQNTRTLFLGQYGTPLTARRIQALLRNYGIQALGRSDIHPHMLRHSCATHLLDAGADLRNIQELLGHASLATTQRYTHVSIDRLFEVYDKAHPLAQNKKTS, from the coding sequence GTGGGGATTCAGGGACAGCAGAGCGCGTTTACTCAGCAAGTTGAGCTTTTTGAGAATTATTTGAAAAGTGAGAAGCGCTATGCGCCTCGGACGGTTAAGACCTATTTGAGCGATCTCTCGCGCTTCGAGATTTTTCTAAAAGAAAGAAAATATCCTTTGGATGCAACGCGCCATGATGCTCTTGTCTTGAGAACATTTTTGGCGACCTTGTTTGATAACAACGCATCCCTGACCCTATCGAGAAAAATGGCAGCGCTTCGGGCCTTTTATCGCTTTTTGTTCCGACGTGGGCAGATTAAATACAATCCAGCGGCGGCGTTGCGCACTCCGAAACTGCGCCGTAAACTTCCGTCCTTTCTCACCGTTGATGATGCCTTTCGAGTGCTTGAACAAGCTGAGCATCGTGTTCCAGAAAACAGCCGAATCGCTTTGCGAGACCTTGCTATCTTGGAAGTGCTATACGGCAGTGCATTACGAGTAAGCGAAGTGGCGACAGCTACGATAGCGGATGTTGATATAAGTGCTGCTCGAATGCATGTAGTTGGTAAAGGTGACAAAGCGCGCTGGGTGCCGCTCACACAGCCTGCGGTGGATGCTTTGCGAGCTTATCTGAAGGAAAGGCAATACTTCGTTCATCCCAAAACCTTGAAACAAAACACGCGTACGCTTTTTTTAGGGCAATACGGCACACCTTTGACCGCCAGGCGTATCCAGGCTTTGCTTCGAAACTACGGCATACAAGCCTTGGGGCGCTCGGATATCCATCCTCATATGTTGCGGCACAGTTGTGCTACGCACCTGCTGGATGCTGGGGCGGATCTGAGAAATATTCAAGAACTTCTAGGGCATGCAAGTCTTGCAACAACACAACGTTATACCCACGTAAGTATCGATCGCCTTTTTGAGGTCTACGATAAGGCCCACCCACTGGCCCAGAACAAAAAAACAAGCTAG
- a CDS encoding PD40 domain-containing protein — translation MPSKLWQALASTKIIGYTRLVGFAYPLLIAIAVLGGCNSFGSAVHQSPADSGTPSDSTVDVKNDDSSTTLDCSDGILNGNETDVDCGGSCPACALGKQCDVAADCDSNMCPAGYCTCVYGSFSEPINLGADINSVYPEWDPLPSTDHLRLYFSSDRPDGAGKTDLYVATRSTIGASYSSVVPLSEINGTSSEDNPSVWNADTELAYGTWSTWGVDGTLIHATRSTASGQFTLSTAGIFDAINRSDSAQLEIAVTEDGLLAVFTSNQTGTGDFDLWQTTRQTTSEAFAAPTELTELNSTFLDAFATLSRDGLSVYFNSQRSGGLGMADIYTASRTSRSEAFSAPVAVPGVNSSGIDATPALSADGLTLYFASDRPGGQGDVDLWMSTRSCLSATPN, via the coding sequence GTGCCAAGTAAACTATGGCAAGCTTTGGCCTCTACAAAAATCATAGGCTATACTAGATTGGTGGGCTTTGCTTATCCATTATTGATCGCCATCGCTGTATTGGGCGGATGCAACTCGTTTGGGAGCGCTGTGCATCAAAGTCCAGCAGATTCTGGAACGCCAAGCGACTCAACCGTCGATGTCAAAAACGATGACTCGAGCACGACTCTAGATTGCTCTGATGGAATACTCAACGGGAATGAGACCGACGTCGATTGTGGCGGAAGCTGCCCCGCCTGCGCCCTGGGAAAGCAATGCGACGTTGCCGCTGACTGCGATAGCAACATGTGCCCCGCTGGCTACTGCACCTGCGTATACGGTAGCTTTTCTGAACCAATCAACCTTGGGGCTGATATCAATTCGGTATACCCCGAGTGGGATCCCTTACCCAGCACTGATCACTTAAGGCTATATTTTTCCTCTGATCGGCCAGACGGCGCTGGTAAAACGGACTTGTATGTCGCAACACGATCCACGATAGGAGCTTCGTATTCCTCTGTGGTACCCCTTAGTGAAATCAATGGGACGAGTTCCGAAGACAACCCTTCGGTGTGGAATGCGGACACCGAGCTTGCATATGGCACGTGGAGCACTTGGGGTGTAGATGGAACATTAATCCACGCAACACGTTCAACGGCATCAGGACAATTCACCTTATCTACCGCAGGAATTTTTGATGCGATCAATCGAAGTGATTCGGCACAGCTCGAAATCGCAGTCACCGAAGACGGTTTGCTTGCAGTATTTACGTCCAACCAAACCGGCACGGGCGATTTTGATCTTTGGCAAACAACGCGACAAACAACATCCGAAGCCTTTGCTGCGCCAACAGAACTTACTGAACTCAACTCAACATTTTTGGATGCTTTTGCGACACTCTCACGCGACGGTCTAAGCGTCTATTTCAACTCTCAACGCTCTGGCGGCCTAGGTATGGCGGACATTTACACAGCATCTCGAACGAGCCGCAGTGAAGCCTTCAGTGCCCCTGTTGCTGTTCCAGGAGTGAATAGCTCAGGTATTGATGCAACGCCGGCACTGAGCGCCGATGGATTGACACTATACTTCGCTAGCGACCGACCAGGTGGACAGGGCGATGTCGATCTGTGGATGAGCACGCGTAGCTGTTTGTCGGCGACACCTAATTAA
- a CDS encoding response regulator, with protein MNAMQHLLVVEDDEVFRERLVDVFIERGYQVSAAASIKEANAKITKQVFSHAVLDLRLNDGNGMSLIKPLRVRFPSIKTVVLTGYGSIATAVAAVRDGATHYLSKPADADDIERAFHTEAVDANETPKEVPSLARVEWEHIQRVLSDCGGNISLAARKLGIHRRSLQRKLSKYPMPR; from the coding sequence ATGAACGCTATGCAACATCTATTGGTAGTCGAAGACGATGAAGTATTTCGCGAGCGTCTGGTTGATGTGTTCATTGAGCGCGGCTATCAAGTGAGTGCTGCCGCGAGTATTAAAGAAGCCAATGCTAAAATCACAAAGCAAGTCTTTAGTCACGCGGTGCTTGACCTCAGACTCAACGATGGAAATGGCATGAGCCTCATCAAACCACTTCGGGTGCGCTTCCCCAGCATTAAAACAGTCGTGCTGACGGGCTACGGAAGTATCGCAACGGCTGTTGCAGCTGTGCGTGATGGAGCAACACACTACTTAAGTAAACCAGCCGATGCCGATGATATCGAACGCGCATTTCACACCGAAGCAGTCGATGCGAATGAGACACCAAAAGAAGTTCCTTCGCTTGCGCGCGTCGAATGGGAACACATTCAGCGTGTGTTGAGCGACTGCGGTGGAAATATTTCTCTTGCAGCACGAAAGCTCGGGATTCATCGCCGCAGTTTGCAACGCAAGCTTTCAAAATACCCCATGCCGCGCTAG